The following coding sequences lie in one Streptomyces sp. NBC_00510 genomic window:
- a CDS encoding L-rhamnose mutarotase, translated as MTRRPERRAFVVGVRPDKREEYLTLHRAVWPGVERKLTECNVRNYSIFIFGDILFAYYEYVGEDHEADMRRIADDPVSQEWWTHTDPCQVRIAEERDPGALWQPVEEVWHLA; from the coding sequence ATGACCCGTCGACCCGAGCGCAGGGCCTTCGTCGTGGGTGTGCGGCCCGACAAGCGCGAGGAGTACCTGACGCTGCACCGTGCCGTGTGGCCGGGCGTCGAGCGAAAGCTCACCGAATGCAACGTACGCAACTACAGCATCTTCATCTTCGGCGACATCCTCTTCGCCTACTACGAGTACGTCGGCGAGGACCACGAGGCGGACATGCGACGGATCGCCGACGACCCGGTTTCGCAGGAATGGTGGACGCACACCGACCCGTGCCAGGTGAGGATCGCCGAGGAGCGTGATCCCGGGGCGCTGTGGCAGCCTGTCGAGGAAGTGTGGCACCTCGCATGA
- a CDS encoding mandelate racemase/muconate lactonizing enzyme family protein has product MKITGYRSLSTVHDWGRITGDVNGVQPGHATPVPVLIIETDSGIEGVGLGAHADIARVFPAIEGDDPRSVMALYDRMLDWVFKAGHSGSTFGTIGAVDMALWDIKAKAADEPLWRTLGARERFVPGYASGLEYGLTEDELVDLYGRFADRGFKAGKLKGGRDLDRDLPRLEIMRDVLSRNSRRPALMFDANESWNHAQAARYVAAIEERMDLTWVEEPLRRWDAAGMASLRGKVRAAIASGENLTGLEQYRPLLDANAVDIVQVGNVWGITHFLRVATLALAHDLPVSPVAYNANPVAHAAAAVPNLLTFEVQDLHFPVGLDVDQQFDDGGIVLGDRPGIGIVVDESRMSPADAAPPRPAATGPHIRPERAALRLVAEPDVIDDPTHRGGRTR; this is encoded by the coding sequence ATGAAGATCACCGGGTACCGCAGTCTGAGCACCGTTCACGACTGGGGCAGAATCACCGGGGACGTCAACGGTGTCCAGCCCGGCCACGCCACGCCGGTCCCCGTCCTCATCATCGAGACCGACAGCGGAATCGAGGGAGTGGGCCTCGGGGCCCACGCCGACATCGCCCGTGTCTTCCCCGCGATCGAGGGCGACGACCCGCGCTCGGTCATGGCGCTCTACGACCGCATGCTCGACTGGGTGTTCAAGGCCGGTCACTCAGGATCCACCTTCGGCACCATCGGGGCGGTCGACATGGCCCTCTGGGACATCAAGGCCAAGGCCGCCGACGAGCCGCTCTGGCGGACCCTCGGGGCCCGCGAGCGCTTCGTCCCCGGCTATGCGTCCGGTCTCGAGTACGGCCTGACCGAGGACGAACTCGTCGACCTCTACGGCCGGTTCGCGGACCGCGGGTTCAAGGCCGGCAAGCTCAAGGGCGGCCGCGACCTCGACCGCGACCTGCCCCGGCTGGAGATCATGCGCGACGTCCTCAGCCGCAACTCCCGTCGGCCGGCGCTCATGTTCGACGCCAACGAGTCGTGGAACCACGCCCAGGCGGCCCGGTATGTCGCGGCCATCGAAGAGCGCATGGACCTCACTTGGGTGGAGGAACCGCTGCGCCGATGGGATGCGGCCGGCATGGCCTCGCTGCGCGGGAAGGTACGCGCGGCGATCGCCAGCGGCGAGAACCTGACCGGGCTGGAGCAGTACCGCCCTCTGCTCGACGCCAACGCGGTGGACATCGTGCAGGTCGGCAACGTGTGGGGGATCACCCATTTCCTCCGCGTCGCAACGCTCGCGCTCGCCCACGACCTGCCGGTGAGTCCCGTCGCGTACAACGCGAACCCGGTGGCGCACGCCGCCGCCGCCGTACCGAACCTGCTGACCTTCGAAGTCCAGGACCTTCACTTCCCCGTCGGTCTCGATGTCGACCAGCAGTTCGACGACGGAGGCATCGTCCTGGGCGATCGCCCGGGCATCGGGATCGTCGTCGACGAGTCCCGGATGTCACCGGCCGACGCCGCTCCGCCCCGGCCCGCGGCGACCGGCCCGCACATCAGGCCCGAACGCGCCGCCCTGCGGCTGGTGGCCGAACCCGACGTGATCGACGACCCGACGCACCGCGGAGGCCGAACCCGATGA
- a CDS encoding carbohydrate ABC transporter permease gives MAALSAERRRPSLSGWSGRSIIGVLLVVFVLFFAVPIVWLLLAVTKSSKTLVVADPFSLGSWSDFVANWHQLFDFQDGAVTTWIGNSALYAIGALVITLLVSIPAGYALALTEFRLRQALLVLTLVVMLIPNTALVLPIFLELNGVGLIGSPLSVILPMSFFPFGVYLTYIYFSTSIPRDILAAARIDGCNGFQVFTRVALPLAAPIVALVAFFSFVQNWNNFFLPFVMLPSSDGYPIQVGLTSLLASTPAFNPSSAGSDSVQLPTLALGTIVSILPVLVVFLFSQRFLVAGMTAGGTKE, from the coding sequence ATGGCAGCACTCTCTGCCGAACGCCGTCGGCCGAGCCTCAGCGGGTGGAGCGGGCGGTCCATCATCGGCGTCCTGCTCGTCGTCTTCGTCCTGTTCTTCGCCGTCCCGATCGTCTGGCTGCTCCTCGCGGTCACGAAGTCCTCGAAGACGCTCGTCGTCGCCGACCCGTTCTCGCTCGGGTCGTGGTCGGACTTCGTCGCCAACTGGCACCAGCTGTTCGACTTCCAGGACGGTGCGGTGACGACCTGGATCGGGAACTCCGCGCTGTACGCGATCGGCGCTCTGGTGATCACGCTCCTCGTGAGCATCCCCGCCGGCTACGCGCTCGCGCTCACGGAGTTCAGGCTTCGGCAGGCGCTGCTCGTGCTGACGCTCGTCGTCATGCTGATCCCCAACACCGCACTGGTGCTGCCCATCTTCCTCGAGCTGAACGGCGTCGGGCTGATCGGGAGCCCGCTGTCGGTGATCCTGCCCATGTCGTTCTTCCCGTTCGGCGTCTATCTCACCTACATCTACTTCTCGACCAGCATCCCTCGGGACATCCTCGCGGCCGCGCGCATCGACGGCTGCAACGGCTTCCAGGTCTTCACCCGGGTCGCCCTTCCGCTGGCCGCCCCGATCGTCGCCCTGGTGGCGTTCTTCAGCTTCGTACAGAACTGGAACAACTTCTTCCTCCCGTTCGTGATGCTGCCCTCGAGCGACGGCTATCCGATCCAGGTCGGGCTCACCTCGCTCCTGGCGTCGACCCCGGCTTTCAATCCCAGCTCCGCGGGATCCGACTCCGTCCAGCTGCCCACCTTGGCGCTGGGGACGATCGTGTCGATCCTGCCCGTCCTGGTCGTCTTCCTGTTTTCCCAGCGATTCCTGGTCGCAGGCATGACAGCTGGAGGAACCAAGGAATGA
- a CDS encoding sugar ABC transporter permease → MTLAPPSGRPAVDASGRRRSGRGSGRPAGRAFARSPIGYLFVSPYALLAVVFGIVPSLYAVVLAFTNADGGFAGFDNFTKVVGDFRFWPAVFHVTTYLLIWLLGLVLFVVGLALVVHAVGVRWVSTTLRFVYYLPGALAGASSVLLWLFVLDPTASPVSGLLTAMGFESFVQVIQPGHLPAIFAIIAFWTGAGGWILIMYGALNNISTEVIEAARIDGANAVQIALRIQLPMLRKWVAYMGVMSLAAGTQLFVEPQLLSQASNAVVPNDYSLNQLAYQYAFQQNDFNGAAAISLILLVVALLLSWVFVTRGGLFEKE, encoded by the coding sequence ATGACCCTGGCTCCTCCGAGTGGCCGGCCGGCCGTTGACGCCTCGGGGCGTCGGCGGTCGGGCCGGGGCAGCGGCCGGCCGGCCGGCCGCGCCTTCGCTCGTAGTCCGATCGGCTATCTCTTCGTCTCGCCCTACGCGTTGCTCGCCGTCGTGTTCGGGATCGTCCCCTCGCTCTACGCAGTAGTCCTGGCCTTCACGAACGCCGACGGTGGATTCGCAGGCTTCGACAACTTCACCAAGGTCGTCGGCGACTTCCGGTTCTGGCCGGCCGTGTTCCACGTGACCACCTATCTCCTCATCTGGCTCCTCGGGCTGGTCCTCTTCGTCGTCGGCCTGGCGCTGGTGGTCCACGCCGTCGGTGTGCGGTGGGTCAGCACGACCCTGCGCTTCGTCTACTACCTGCCCGGCGCGCTGGCGGGCGCGTCCAGCGTCCTGTTGTGGCTCTTCGTCCTCGATCCGACCGCGAGCCCGGTCAGCGGTCTGCTCACGGCGATGGGGTTCGAGAGCTTCGTGCAGGTGATCCAACCCGGCCACCTTCCGGCGATCTTCGCGATCATCGCGTTCTGGACCGGAGCCGGCGGCTGGATCCTCATCATGTACGGCGCCCTCAACAACATCAGCACCGAAGTGATCGAGGCCGCCCGCATCGACGGTGCGAACGCCGTCCAGATCGCGCTTCGGATCCAGCTGCCGATGCTGCGCAAGTGGGTCGCGTACATGGGCGTCATGTCGCTCGCGGCCGGCACCCAGCTGTTCGTCGAACCGCAGTTGCTCAGCCAGGCCAGCAACGCGGTGGTGCCCAACGACTACTCGCTCAACCAGCTGGCCTACCAGTACGCCTTCCAGCAGAACGACTTCAACGGCGCGGCCGCGATCTCGCTGATCCTGCTGGTCGTCGCGCTCCTGCTGTCCTGGGTGTTCGTGACCCGCGGCGGCCTCTTCGAGAAGGAATGA
- a CDS encoding ABC transporter substrate-binding protein, producing MAGIHTLVRSRRKASTVAVMCAATALLTLAGCGGQGSSANGSYGFPEAKQEASSTITVWVDADRQAAAKAFQTANPDTKIKVVTYDGSANGSNSFRTKMQLFDRAGSGWPDVVFSSQNNDAAWASQKSAGKQAFAAVLDKGLVPKDTLSNFTEGSLNPCTVDGRVYCLRNDLAQAVLWYNKSLLDQFGYALPTTWEEYQALGEKVAKEHPGYIVGTAGDAWTPEVFMWGSKCQANDVPGPKSLTVKTDSTECKRAASMLDVLRDNGTVPVVSVFTPEFLKKYSGKVLMMPGPAWYAGAIFNNPQSLKVPAGQLGVAAPLPWKGESAAVTGNVGGGTWFVSSHSKNLKAAEKFVRFVTTADEYQVNVAPGYPAYAPAAQKWIAKQEASKYYATPLQPVVTAASQVWDGWGYPMFSQEAIWAKTMTPGITGGKSIVDLLPTWQTAIENQAEVNGYKVN from the coding sequence ATGGCCGGAATCCACACTTTGGTGCGTTCGCGCCGCAAGGCGTCGACCGTCGCCGTAATGTGCGCCGCAACGGCACTCCTGACCCTCGCTGGTTGCGGCGGCCAAGGCAGCTCGGCGAACGGGTCGTACGGCTTTCCCGAAGCCAAGCAGGAGGCCTCCTCGACGATCACCGTCTGGGTGGACGCGGACCGGCAGGCTGCCGCGAAGGCGTTCCAGACGGCGAACCCGGACACCAAGATCAAGGTCGTCACCTATGACGGGTCGGCCAACGGGTCCAACTCCTTCCGGACGAAGATGCAGCTCTTCGACCGCGCCGGCAGTGGCTGGCCCGATGTCGTCTTCTCCAGCCAGAACAACGACGCGGCATGGGCCAGCCAGAAGAGCGCCGGCAAGCAGGCGTTCGCGGCCGTGCTGGACAAGGGCCTCGTCCCGAAGGACACGCTCAGCAACTTCACCGAGGGCTCGCTCAACCCCTGCACGGTGGACGGCCGCGTGTACTGCCTGCGCAACGACCTCGCCCAGGCGGTGCTCTGGTACAACAAGTCCCTGCTGGATCAGTTCGGCTACGCCCTCCCGACCACGTGGGAGGAGTACCAGGCGCTCGGGGAGAAGGTCGCCAAGGAGCACCCCGGCTACATCGTCGGGACGGCCGGGGACGCCTGGACGCCCGAGGTGTTCATGTGGGGGAGCAAGTGCCAGGCCAATGACGTGCCCGGCCCCAAGTCCCTCACCGTGAAGACCGACTCGACCGAGTGCAAGCGGGCGGCCTCGATGCTCGACGTCCTCCGCGACAACGGGACCGTGCCGGTGGTCAGCGTGTTCACGCCCGAGTTCCTGAAGAAGTACTCGGGCAAGGTGCTGATGATGCCGGGTCCGGCCTGGTACGCCGGCGCGATCTTCAACAACCCCCAGTCGCTCAAGGTGCCGGCCGGGCAGCTCGGTGTCGCCGCGCCGTTGCCGTGGAAGGGCGAGAGCGCGGCCGTGACGGGCAACGTTGGTGGCGGAACCTGGTTCGTCTCCAGCCATTCGAAGAACCTGAAGGCCGCCGAGAAGTTCGTCCGGTTCGTCACCACGGCCGACGAGTACCAGGTGAATGTCGCACCGGGTTACCCGGCGTACGCGCCCGCCGCACAGAAGTGGATCGCCAAGCAGGAGGCGAGCAAGTACTACGCCACCCCGCTGCAGCCGGTGGTGACCGCGGCGTCGCAGGTCTGGGACGGCTGGGGTTACCCCATGTTCAGCCAGGAGGCGATATGGGCGAAGACGATGACCCCGGGGATCACGGGCGGCAAGTCGATCGTGGACCTGCTGCCGACCTGGCAGACGGCCATCGAGAACCAGGCCGAGGTCAACGGATACAAGGTGAACTGA